A single region of the Sus scrofa isolate TJ Tabasco breed Duroc chromosome 17, Sscrofa11.1, whole genome shotgun sequence genome encodes:
- the ANKEF1 gene encoding ankyrin repeat and EF-hand domain-containing protein 1 isoform X1, with protein sequence MALADKRLENLQIYKVLQCVRNKDKKQIEKLTRLGYPELINFTDPINGHSALHLASVSNDIDMVSFLLNLGAHPDVQDGMGCTPAMRAAELGHELSMEILAKAKADMTIVDNEGKGILFYCILPTKRHYRCTLIALEHGADVNNCTYEGKPIFLRACEEAHDVKDVCLTLLEKGANPNAINTSTGRTALMEASREGVIELVRGILERGGEVNAFDKDRHHAAHFAAKGGFFDILKLLFAYDGDMGLIAMNGNTPLHYAAMGGFADCCKYIAQRGCDLKWKNLDHKTPRALAKEGGFRAASKEIQQAERIANKLARPGAKNPNPQLYLRLHDWSVEHETFLREAFSFVDRGDGTVTKEDFVLALEERQDFVDSEQLAVIAQLHEKVRGGGVNINDFFKGTKYLSKSYVLGSFGLKRKKKGMAKRAKKGKLVLPLPICIIPDHVFPRRSDGGLPYYMIETYQNVTDCNRFNRDHPPEHPIQDDSAWYIDDPGKAFSNINFITKAGDLASLKKAFESGIPVDMKDNYYKTPLMTACASGNIDVVKFLLEKGANVNATDNFLWTPLHFACHAGQQDIAELLVKSGAVVDALSINNSTPLSRAIESCSLDTVKYLLDIGAKFQLENRKGHSAMDVAKAYADYRVIGLIKEKMDNLPKPAENQKPKGKPSLKVKTEGPEIKKEEERLSSIYTIPTVVQEKKMHKDNVVYLNSLITSGYTKKVDITFIPRRIWSPEATTAELIRKRELRREKFTYEVDFDEFMMPFQKNITEKAQALEAAFRT encoded by the exons ATGGCTTTAGCAGATAAGAGACTTGAGAATTTGCAGATCTACAAGGTTCTTCAGTGTGTTCGGAACAAAGACAAGAAGCAGATAGAGAAGCTGACCAGGCTCGGATACCCTGAACTCATCAATTTCACAGACCCCATCAATGGACACAGTGCTCTGCacttagcctcagtttccaatGACATCGATATGGTCAGCTTTCTGCTTAACCTTGGTGCTCACCCTGATGTGCAAGATGGAATGGGCTGTACTCCAGCCATGAGAGCTGCAGAACTGGGCCATGAATTGTCCATGGAAATACTAGCCAAGGCAAAAGCGGATATGACTATTGTTGATAACgaaggaaaag GTATTTTGTTTTACTGCATTTTACCTACTAAGCGACACTATCGCTGTACCCTGATTGCCTTGGAACATGGCGCAGATGTCAACAACTGTACCTATGAAGGAAAGCCAATATTCCTTAGAGCTTGCGAAGAAGCACATGATGTTAAAGATGTGTGCCTGACATTGTTGGAAAAAGGAGCCAATCCAAATGCAATCAACACA TCCACAGGTCGCACAGCTTTAATGGAAGCCTCAAGAGAGGGAGTGATAGAACTAGTTCGAGGGATATTGGAAAGAGGAGGTGAAGTGAATGCCTTTGACAAGGACAGACATCATGCCGCACACTTTGCTGCCAAAGGAGGCTTTTTTGAT atactGAAGCTTCTTTTTGCCTATGATGGAGACATGGGGCTGATTGCAATGAATGGCAACACACCGCTTCATTATGCTGCCATGGGTGGTTTTGCAGACTGCTGTAAATATATAGCTCAGCGAG GATGTGACCTGAAATGGAAGAATTTGGATCATAAAACTCCCAGGGCTTTGGCTAAGGAAGGCGGTTTCAGGGCAGCCAGCAAAGAAATACAGCAGGCGGAGCGAATCGCTAATAAACTGGCCCGACCGGGAGCCAAAAATCCAAATCCACAATTGTACCTGCGGCTTCACGACTGGTCAGTAGAACATGAGACTTTCCTTCGGGAAGCCTTTTCGTTTGTGGACAGGGGCGATGGGACAGTCACCAAGGAAGACTTTGTCCTGGCGCTGGAGGAGAGGCAAGATTTTGTGGACTCGGAACAGCTGGCTGTCATAGCGCAACTTCACGAAAAAGTCCGGGGCGGAGGGGTCAATATTAACGATTTCTTTAAAGGAACCAAGTATTTAAGCAAGTCATATGTCTTGGGATCCTTTGggcttaagagaaagaaaaaagggatggCCAAAAGAGCCAAAAAAGGCAAGTTGGTTTTACCTCTCCCAATCTGCATCATTCCCGACCACGTGTTTCCACGCCGGAGTGACGGAGGGCTGCCGTATTACATGATCGAAACCTACCAGAACGTGACAGACTGCAATCGTTTTAACCGAGATCATCCCCCAGAACATCCCATTCAGGATGACTCTGCATGGTACATTGATGATCCAGGGAAGGCATtttcaaacattaattttatCACCAAGGCGGGAGACCTGGCTTCTCTGAAAAAGGCGTTTGAATCTGGAATACCTGTGGATATGAAGGATAATTATTACAAGACACCGCTCATGACTGCATGCGCAAGTGGAAACATCGATGTGGTCAAGTTTCTTCTGGAAAAGGg GGCTAACGTTAATGCAACAGACAATTTTCTCTGGACGCCACTTCATTTTGCATGCCATGCCGGCCAGCAAGATATTGCTGAGCTTCTTGTTAAATCTGGAGCTGTGGTAGATGCCCTTTCGATCAACAACTCAACTCCCTTGAGTAGAGCCATTGAGAGCTGTAGCCTGGATACTGTAAAATACCTACTTGATATTGGTGCTAAATTCCAGCTGGAGAATAGAAAAG GGCATAGTGCCATGGATGTTGCAAAGGCTTATGCTGACTATAGAGTAATTGGTTTGATTAAAGAAAAGATGGATAACTTGCCCAAACCAgcagaaaaccaaaaaccaaaaggCAAGCCATCGCTTAAAGTGAAGACTGAAGGCCCTGAGATTAAGAAGGAAGAG GAACGACTTTCATCAATTTATACCATACCAACTGTAGTGCAGGAAAAGAAGATGCATAAGGATAATGTGGTTTATCTCAATTCATTGATTACCAGTGGTTATACCAAGAAAGTAGATATCACATTTATTCCGCGGAGG
- the ANKEF1 gene encoding ankyrin repeat and EF-hand domain-containing protein 1 isoform X2 — MALADKRLENLQIYKVLQCVRNKDKKQIEKLTRLGYPELINFTDPINGHSALHLASVSNDIDMVSFLLNLGAHPDVQDGMGCTPAMRAAELGHELSMEILAKAKADMTIVDNEGKGILFYCILPTKRHYRCTLIALEHGADVNNCTYEGKPIFLRACEEAHDVKDVCLTLLEKGANPNAINTILKLLFAYDGDMGLIAMNGNTPLHYAAMGGFADCCKYIAQRGCDLKWKNLDHKTPRALAKEGGFRAASKEIQQAERIANKLARPGAKNPNPQLYLRLHDWSVEHETFLREAFSFVDRGDGTVTKEDFVLALEERQDFVDSEQLAVIAQLHEKVRGGGVNINDFFKGTKYLSKSYVLGSFGLKRKKKGMAKRAKKGKLVLPLPICIIPDHVFPRRSDGGLPYYMIETYQNVTDCNRFNRDHPPEHPIQDDSAWYIDDPGKAFSNINFITKAGDLASLKKAFESGIPVDMKDNYYKTPLMTACASGNIDVVKFLLEKGANVNATDNFLWTPLHFACHAGQQDIAELLVKSGAVVDALSINNSTPLSRAIESCSLDTVKYLLDIGAKFQLENRKGHSAMDVAKAYADYRVIGLIKEKMDNLPKPAENQKPKGKPSLKVKTEGPEIKKEEERLSSIYTIPTVVQEKKMHKDNVVYLNSLITSGYTKKVDITFIPRRIWSPEATTAELIRKRELRREKFTYEVDFDEFMMPFQKNITEKAQALEAAFRT; from the exons ATGGCTTTAGCAGATAAGAGACTTGAGAATTTGCAGATCTACAAGGTTCTTCAGTGTGTTCGGAACAAAGACAAGAAGCAGATAGAGAAGCTGACCAGGCTCGGATACCCTGAACTCATCAATTTCACAGACCCCATCAATGGACACAGTGCTCTGCacttagcctcagtttccaatGACATCGATATGGTCAGCTTTCTGCTTAACCTTGGTGCTCACCCTGATGTGCAAGATGGAATGGGCTGTACTCCAGCCATGAGAGCTGCAGAACTGGGCCATGAATTGTCCATGGAAATACTAGCCAAGGCAAAAGCGGATATGACTATTGTTGATAACgaaggaaaag GTATTTTGTTTTACTGCATTTTACCTACTAAGCGACACTATCGCTGTACCCTGATTGCCTTGGAACATGGCGCAGATGTCAACAACTGTACCTATGAAGGAAAGCCAATATTCCTTAGAGCTTGCGAAGAAGCACATGATGTTAAAGATGTGTGCCTGACATTGTTGGAAAAAGGAGCCAATCCAAATGCAATCAACACA atactGAAGCTTCTTTTTGCCTATGATGGAGACATGGGGCTGATTGCAATGAATGGCAACACACCGCTTCATTATGCTGCCATGGGTGGTTTTGCAGACTGCTGTAAATATATAGCTCAGCGAG GATGTGACCTGAAATGGAAGAATTTGGATCATAAAACTCCCAGGGCTTTGGCTAAGGAAGGCGGTTTCAGGGCAGCCAGCAAAGAAATACAGCAGGCGGAGCGAATCGCTAATAAACTGGCCCGACCGGGAGCCAAAAATCCAAATCCACAATTGTACCTGCGGCTTCACGACTGGTCAGTAGAACATGAGACTTTCCTTCGGGAAGCCTTTTCGTTTGTGGACAGGGGCGATGGGACAGTCACCAAGGAAGACTTTGTCCTGGCGCTGGAGGAGAGGCAAGATTTTGTGGACTCGGAACAGCTGGCTGTCATAGCGCAACTTCACGAAAAAGTCCGGGGCGGAGGGGTCAATATTAACGATTTCTTTAAAGGAACCAAGTATTTAAGCAAGTCATATGTCTTGGGATCCTTTGggcttaagagaaagaaaaaagggatggCCAAAAGAGCCAAAAAAGGCAAGTTGGTTTTACCTCTCCCAATCTGCATCATTCCCGACCACGTGTTTCCACGCCGGAGTGACGGAGGGCTGCCGTATTACATGATCGAAACCTACCAGAACGTGACAGACTGCAATCGTTTTAACCGAGATCATCCCCCAGAACATCCCATTCAGGATGACTCTGCATGGTACATTGATGATCCAGGGAAGGCATtttcaaacattaattttatCACCAAGGCGGGAGACCTGGCTTCTCTGAAAAAGGCGTTTGAATCTGGAATACCTGTGGATATGAAGGATAATTATTACAAGACACCGCTCATGACTGCATGCGCAAGTGGAAACATCGATGTGGTCAAGTTTCTTCTGGAAAAGGg GGCTAACGTTAATGCAACAGACAATTTTCTCTGGACGCCACTTCATTTTGCATGCCATGCCGGCCAGCAAGATATTGCTGAGCTTCTTGTTAAATCTGGAGCTGTGGTAGATGCCCTTTCGATCAACAACTCAACTCCCTTGAGTAGAGCCATTGAGAGCTGTAGCCTGGATACTGTAAAATACCTACTTGATATTGGTGCTAAATTCCAGCTGGAGAATAGAAAAG GGCATAGTGCCATGGATGTTGCAAAGGCTTATGCTGACTATAGAGTAATTGGTTTGATTAAAGAAAAGATGGATAACTTGCCCAAACCAgcagaaaaccaaaaaccaaaaggCAAGCCATCGCTTAAAGTGAAGACTGAAGGCCCTGAGATTAAGAAGGAAGAG GAACGACTTTCATCAATTTATACCATACCAACTGTAGTGCAGGAAAAGAAGATGCATAAGGATAATGTGGTTTATCTCAATTCATTGATTACCAGTGGTTATACCAAGAAAGTAGATATCACATTTATTCCGCGGAGG
- the ANKEF1 gene encoding ankyrin repeat and EF-hand domain-containing protein 1 isoform X3, whose translation MEASREGVIELVRGILERGGEVNAFDKDRHHAAHFAAKGGFFDILKLLFAYDGDMGLIAMNGNTPLHYAAMGGFADCCKYIAQRGCDLKWKNLDHKTPRALAKEGGFRAASKEIQQAERIANKLARPGAKNPNPQLYLRLHDWSVEHETFLREAFSFVDRGDGTVTKEDFVLALEERQDFVDSEQLAVIAQLHEKVRGGGVNINDFFKGTKYLSKSYVLGSFGLKRKKKGMAKRAKKGKLVLPLPICIIPDHVFPRRSDGGLPYYMIETYQNVTDCNRFNRDHPPEHPIQDDSAWYIDDPGKAFSNINFITKAGDLASLKKAFESGIPVDMKDNYYKTPLMTACASGNIDVVKFLLEKGANVNATDNFLWTPLHFACHAGQQDIAELLVKSGAVVDALSINNSTPLSRAIESCSLDTVKYLLDIGAKFQLENRKGHSAMDVAKAYADYRVIGLIKEKMDNLPKPAENQKPKGKPSLKVKTEGPEIKKEEERLSSIYTIPTVVQEKKMHKDNVVYLNSLITSGYTKKVDITFIPRRIWSPEATTAELIRKRELRREKFTYEVDFDEFMMPFQKNITEKAQALEAAFRT comes from the exons ATGGAAGCCTCAAGAGAGGGAGTGATAGAACTAGTTCGAGGGATATTGGAAAGAGGAGGTGAAGTGAATGCCTTTGACAAGGACAGACATCATGCCGCACACTTTGCTGCCAAAGGAGGCTTTTTTGAT atactGAAGCTTCTTTTTGCCTATGATGGAGACATGGGGCTGATTGCAATGAATGGCAACACACCGCTTCATTATGCTGCCATGGGTGGTTTTGCAGACTGCTGTAAATATATAGCTCAGCGAG GATGTGACCTGAAATGGAAGAATTTGGATCATAAAACTCCCAGGGCTTTGGCTAAGGAAGGCGGTTTCAGGGCAGCCAGCAAAGAAATACAGCAGGCGGAGCGAATCGCTAATAAACTGGCCCGACCGGGAGCCAAAAATCCAAATCCACAATTGTACCTGCGGCTTCACGACTGGTCAGTAGAACATGAGACTTTCCTTCGGGAAGCCTTTTCGTTTGTGGACAGGGGCGATGGGACAGTCACCAAGGAAGACTTTGTCCTGGCGCTGGAGGAGAGGCAAGATTTTGTGGACTCGGAACAGCTGGCTGTCATAGCGCAACTTCACGAAAAAGTCCGGGGCGGAGGGGTCAATATTAACGATTTCTTTAAAGGAACCAAGTATTTAAGCAAGTCATATGTCTTGGGATCCTTTGggcttaagagaaagaaaaaagggatggCCAAAAGAGCCAAAAAAGGCAAGTTGGTTTTACCTCTCCCAATCTGCATCATTCCCGACCACGTGTTTCCACGCCGGAGTGACGGAGGGCTGCCGTATTACATGATCGAAACCTACCAGAACGTGACAGACTGCAATCGTTTTAACCGAGATCATCCCCCAGAACATCCCATTCAGGATGACTCTGCATGGTACATTGATGATCCAGGGAAGGCATtttcaaacattaattttatCACCAAGGCGGGAGACCTGGCTTCTCTGAAAAAGGCGTTTGAATCTGGAATACCTGTGGATATGAAGGATAATTATTACAAGACACCGCTCATGACTGCATGCGCAAGTGGAAACATCGATGTGGTCAAGTTTCTTCTGGAAAAGGg GGCTAACGTTAATGCAACAGACAATTTTCTCTGGACGCCACTTCATTTTGCATGCCATGCCGGCCAGCAAGATATTGCTGAGCTTCTTGTTAAATCTGGAGCTGTGGTAGATGCCCTTTCGATCAACAACTCAACTCCCTTGAGTAGAGCCATTGAGAGCTGTAGCCTGGATACTGTAAAATACCTACTTGATATTGGTGCTAAATTCCAGCTGGAGAATAGAAAAG GGCATAGTGCCATGGATGTTGCAAAGGCTTATGCTGACTATAGAGTAATTGGTTTGATTAAAGAAAAGATGGATAACTTGCCCAAACCAgcagaaaaccaaaaaccaaaaggCAAGCCATCGCTTAAAGTGAAGACTGAAGGCCCTGAGATTAAGAAGGAAGAG GAACGACTTTCATCAATTTATACCATACCAACTGTAGTGCAGGAAAAGAAGATGCATAAGGATAATGTGGTTTATCTCAATTCATTGATTACCAGTGGTTATACCAAGAAAGTAGATATCACATTTATTCCGCGGAGG